The DNA window CGCTCGCGCTGGGCGAACGCGCAGAACCGGCACCCGACGTAGCAGACGTTGGAGAAGTTGATGTTGCGGTTGACCACGTAGGTGATGTCGTCGCCGACCACGTCCGCGCGCAGCTCGTCGGCGAGGCGCGCCATCGTTTCCAGCGCTTCGCCGTCCGCGGTCAGCAGCGCCATCGCGGCGTCGGTGTGGATCGGTTCGAGCAGCGCGCCGGGGTAGTCCGCGGCGAGTGCGAGCCCGGCGCGCACGTCCGCGTCGAGACGTTCCGGCGCCGAACTGCCGGACACCTGGGTCTTCAGGATGTCCCAGTCGCCGTAGACGCTGTCGAAGTCGCCGCGGCGGTCCGAGGTGCGGCCGTCGGTGTCGATCGACGAGTTCAGATCGGCGCGGCCAACGGTCTCCAGCCCGCCGTCGGGCTCCTGCCACTGCCTTCCGACGATCGGCGCGTCCTGGTCGGCCATCCCGTCCGGTGTGGCCAGTCCGTGGACGTGCGGGTGCAGCCGGACGTCGAGCCACTTTTCCGACGCCGCAACGTATTTCGGGTACACCGCGAGCCGCTCGCGCAGGTCGTACCCGGCCTCCCTGGTCCATTCGGCGAGCGATTCGACGGCGGGCCAAGGGCGTTCGGGGTTCACGTGGTCCGGGGTCACCGGGGAAACGCCGCCCCAGTCGTCGATCCCGGCGCGCAGCAGCAGCGCGTGCTCGTCGCCGACGAGGTTCGGCGGCGCCTGCACGCTCACGCCCGGCGGCATCAGGAGCCTGCCGACGGCGACGGTCGCCGCGAGGTCTTCGATGTCCGCGTCCGGTGCCTGCCGCATCGCGGTGTCCGGCTTGGCGCGGAAGTTCTGGACGATGATCTCCTGGATGTTGCGGTACTGGCGGGCGCGCGTGCGGATCGCGTGCAGCGATTCCGCCCGTTCGGTCCGGTTTTCGCCGATCCCGACGAGGATTCCGGTGGTGAACGGGACGCCGACGCGACCGGCGTCGTCGAGCACGCGCAGCCGGACCGCGGGCTCCTTGTCGGGGCTGCCGTAGTGCGGGCCGCCCTTCTCCGACCAGAGCCGCTCGGCGGTGGTCTCCAGCATCATGCCCATGCTCGCCGCGACCGGGCGGAGCCGGTGCAGCTCCTCCCAGCTCAGCACGCCGGGGTTGAGGTGCGGCAGCAGACCGGTTTCCTCCAGCACCGCGATCGCGCACGAGCGCACGTAGTCCACAGTGGAGTCGTAGCCGCGGGCGTCCAGCCACTCGCGGGCCTGCGGCCACCGGTCCTCCGGCCGGTCCCCGAGGGTGAACAGGGCCTCCTTGCAGCCCGCCGCCGCGCCCGCGCGCGCGATCTCCAGCACCTCGTCGCGTTCGAGGTACATCGAGTGCAGCTTGCCCGGCACGGTCACGAAGGTGCAGTAATGACATCGGTCGCGGCACAGCCTGGTCAGCGGGATGAACACACTGCTCGAATAGCTGACCACCCCGCTGCGCCCCTGGTCGGCGAGATGGGCGTCCCGCACCCTGCTCGCGGCGGCGAGCAGCTGGTCGAGATCTTCGCCGCGGGCATGCAGCAGGACCGCGGATTCCGTGACGTCGAGCGCGACACCGTCCGCGGCGCGGCGCAAGGCCCTGCGCATCGCGGACGGGGAAGGCTTCGGCTCGGGCGGGGTGATCGACACGCTTTCAGCCATCACCAGAGCCTACGGACGTTTTCGCCGTGCTGCTAAGGGCTTTCGCTGTGAGGGATTACTCGCCGGATCGGGAATAAACCGCGGACCGCACGCGCCTGCGCGCGACCGGGCTGAGCACCGGGCGGGTCGAATCGTCCTCGACGCGGAAGTCGGCTGGGAGGTCGGCGCGAAGATCGCCCGCGATGCAGGTCTTGGTCCTCACTTCGCGGAGCGCGGGCTCGGCCGCCTGCTCTTCCTCGGCCACCGGCTCCAGGGCTTCGGCGGCCTTGGCTGCCGCCTTCTTCCGCTGGCGGATGACGCCCGCGGCCATGCCGAGCACACCGATCCCCACGGCCACGAGACCGACCGGGCCGAGGATCCCGAACGTGAAGGCGCCCGGCTCGCCCTGGGCGAGCGTCTCCGCCGACGCCGCGCCCGCACCGGTCACGACGGCGATCACCATCACGAGCACCACGACGGCGCCGCGCTTCGCCTGCGCGTTCGCCCGCCGCAACGGCCGTACTCGGTTGCGCACCGGAGTGCCTCCCGCACCAAAATCGTCACCCGAAGGAAGGATGCCAAGGCGTGTTGATGATCCAAAAGCTACCGAGCGTGTCAAGCCCTGCCAGGCACGACGAGCACGGTGTGATCAACACGGGGCAAGAGGCTAGCGGCTGCTCGGGAGCCGAAAACGCCGGGGTGGAGCGCCCGGCATCGCCGGAGGTCAACGGCCGGTGAGCGACCGAGCGCGGTCCGCGACCCGTCAGCCGAACGAGTCGAGCGGCGTCCGGCTTTCACGTCCGCCCGTTCTCGGGCCGAACGGACAGAAGTTTCGCGACGTTCGCCCCGAGTTCAGCCGCCGCGACGGTTCACACTCGCTCGGGCCCTGCCCCGGCCACGGTGCTGCCGGGCACGCGTCGCTCGTGCCCCGAAAATGCTTCTATAGAGGTCAGATCGGGCCGTGTACATCGCCGAAGGCTCCCCTTGGGGCGTTGAGCGTCCCGATCGCGGCCCTCGCGGCGGGCTGCTGCCGCGGCCGCTCGTCCCCGACGGTGGCCTTCGGGGCGGTAGACGCCGCGAACTCGACCCTCGCACCACACTCCCGCCACCCGCGGGCGTCAGGCGGGCACGAGGGTGTTCTGCCTCGCGGCGATCCACCACCGGCCGTTCCGCTTCACCACGACGTAGAGCGCGACCATCGCGGGGTCGATGTCGATCAGTTCGCCGTCCGGTTTCGTGGCGCGGGCGGCCTTGTAAGCGAGCGCGACATCCGGTCCGAGGAAGTCGATCCCGGTCACCTGGTAGCGCACGTACTGGTCGTGCAGGAATCCGGCGAGCCCGCGCTCGTTCGCGTCGTGCAGCTCCGCCCAGCCCGAGGCGCGCCCGCCGACCGCGTTCACCACCGTCGCGTCCAACGCGAAGTGCTCGCTCATCAGCTCGGGATCATTGGTGTTGTAAGCGGTTTCGGTGTCCTCAATGATCTTCGCGATCGCCGCGCGGTCCTCGGCGGATCCTTCGTCCACTAAGGACGGACGTGGAGTGGTCATGCGACCAGCCTGCTACCTCGACTTCGCTGGAGGTCAAGCGTTTTCGTCCTCGGTCAGGCGGTGCAGCAACTCCAGCAGGAGCCCGCGCTCGACCGCCGACAGCGGGGCGAAGCACGCCGCGAGCACGTCGTCGGCCACCCGGTGCCCCGCGGCGAGGACCCGCTCGCCGGAGGCGGTGAGGTAGTGCTCGATGCGGCGCCCGGCACCGGGCCGCCGTTCGATCAGGTCCAGCGCCACCAAGCGCCCGGCGAGCGTGCCGAACGCCTGCTCGCTCTGAAACGTGGCCACGGCCAGCTCGCGAGCCGACGCGCCCGGCGAAGCGTCGATCGCGCGCAGGGCGTCCCACTGCGCCAGCGTGGTGCCGACCGCGGCGAGCCTGCTGTCGAGCGCCCGGTGCTGCCGGTACTGCGCGCGCTTGACCGCTTTTCCGATGGGTTGCAGCTCGTGGGGCATGGCAGCAGTGTAGACCAAAACTAAACTAGCTTATCTAAAGATGTTTAGTTACAGTGGCCACATGCACACCGACCACAGGACTTCCCTGCACCCCGACCTTTCCCTGACCATGTCCGAGTCCGGATCCGGCCGCCCGGCGCTGGTACTGCACGGCGGTGGCGGCCCCGCCACGGTCGCCGGGCTCGCCGACCACCTGGCCCGCACCCACCACGTCCTCGCGCCGACCCATCCCGGCTGGAACGGCACCGGCCGCCCCGACTGGCTGACCGGTATCGACGACCTCGCCGTGGCCTACCTCCACCACCTGCGCGACCTCGGCCTGCGGGACGTGGTGGTCGTCGGCTCCTCGCTCGGCGGCTGGACGGCCGCGGAGATGGCCGTCCGCGACACGGCGGGCACCATCACCGACCTCGTGCTGATCGACGCCGTCGGCGTGCGGGTCAAGTCCGAGCCGATCCGGGACTTCTTCGCCCTCGACGCCCGCGGCCTCGCCGAATACGCCTGGCACGACTCCGCCCGGTACTACCAGGACCCCGCGAACGTTCCGCCCGCGCAACGCGCCGCGCAGGAGGCCAACGCCGCCACGATGCGAGTGCTCGCGGGCGATCCGTACATGCACGACCCGGCGTTGCTGCGCCGCCTGCGCCAGGTCGACGTGCCCGCGCTCCTGCTCTGGGGCGAAAGCGACCGCATCGTCACGCCCGCCTACGGCCAGGCCTACGCCAACGCCTTCGGCGACGGCAGGTTCCACGTCATCCCCGAAGCGGGCCACCTGCCGCACCTCGAACAACCCGAAGCCACCTTCGCGCTGCTCGACGCGCACCTCGCCCGCAGAACTCCGGCGCCGGTATGAGCCCGAAGTCACCCGTGCAGGTGGACGGGAAGGGAGTGGACGTCGTTCTGAGTGAGCACAGGCTCGTTCCGCAGCTCTTCGGCGGGCACGGCGAGCCGCAGACGAGGGAAGCGCACGAAGAGGGCAGCGAGGGCGATTCCCGCCTCCAGTCTGGACAACGCGGCGCCGGGGCATATGTGCGGGCCGTGCCCGAACGCCAGATGCTTGGCCGCCGGGGTACGGGCGAGGTCGAATTCGTCCGCGTCCGGACCGTGGTGTTCGGGGTCCCTGCCGATCGCACGGTACGAGATCACCACGCCGTCACCCTCCCGGATCACACCGTCCGCCACCGCGATGTCCTCGGTGGCGAACCGCATCAGGAGGTGGCTGACCGGGGTGTCCCAGCGCAGGGTTTCCTCGATGACCGCGTCCCAGCCGACCGCGCCGTCGAGCACGGCGCGGAGCTGGTCCGGATGGGTCAGCAGCGCGCGCACAGCGTTGAGGATCAAGCCGATCGTCGTTTCGTGCCCCGCCCCGACCATCGCCTGCAGAGTGCCGACGACCTCCGCCTCCGTGAGCGGTTCCCCGCCTTGGTCGGCGAGGATCAGGGCACTGGTCAGATCGTCGGTGGGCCGCGCGGTCCGCGCCCTGACCATCTCGGTGAAAACGCGATCGAGTTCGCCGATGACGGCCAGCCGCTCGTCCTGCGGGGTGACCGTCGAGAAGAACGCCCGGTAGAGGACGTGCAACCGGGGATGCAAGGCCGGATCCACGCCCATCAACACGCTGATCACCGTCATCGGCAGCGGCCGCGCGAAAACGGGCTTGAGGTCGACCGGTCCGCGCGCGCCTCGCACTTCCACGTCGTCCAGCAACTGCCGGGTCACGCGTTCGATCACGGGGCGCAGGTTCTCCAACCGCCGTGGGGTGACCGCCTGCGCGGTCTTCGCCCGCAGCCGCCGGTGTTCGGCACCGTCCACTGTGAACATCGAACGGCCGGGATCGATCATGCCGATCAACGGCCACTCGCGGGTGACTTCCCCGCTGCGCCACAGCCGCCACCGGCCAAGGTCCTTCACCAGCCGCCGGTCGGTGAGCAGCCGCCTGGCGTCGGAATGCCGGGTGACCGACCAAGCGGGCACACCGAGCAGGTCGATCGGCACCAGCGCGCCCGCCTGGCGCACCCTGCGGGTCTCCCCGTCGAGGTCGCGTACCAAGGGGTCGATCACGATCGGGCAGCCAGCATCGGACATGTCACGTCCTCGGGTCGCGGCCGGGTTTCGCGGTGCACCGAGAATACCGCTCGACGGCCAGGACCCGACCCGTGAAGTTATTGGTTACTAACCACTAACTTGTATCGTGGTGCGATGGACGATGACACCTGGGCCGGGCTGGCCGACCAGTTCGCCGACGGGGCGTACGCGACCGCGAAGGGACGCGTACGCACCTACGTGATGCACCGGCAACTGCTGGAACACCTGCCGCCACCTCCGGCGTCCGTGCTCGACGTCGGCGGCGGAGCGGGCCACCAATCGTTTCCACTCGCCCAAGCCGGTTACGACGTGACGCTGCTCGACCCGTCGCAGGGCATGCTGGACAAGGCGCAGCAGCGAATGCCCGAGGAGGTCCGGCAGCGAGTGGCGTTCGTGCGAGCCGGTGGCGAAAACGCCGCAGGAGCGTTGGGCGGCCGTCGCTTCGATGCCGTGCTGTGTCACGGAGTGCTCGGCTACCTCGAACACCCGGAACCGGTGATCGACCAGCTCTGCCGGTGCGCCACCCCCGGTGGCCTAGTCTCGATCATGGCGGGCAACGCTGACGCGGCGGCCGTGCGCCCGGCACTGGAACGGCGCTGGGAAGACGCGCTCGCGTCGTTCGACGCCAGGAGCGAAACCGGCGTGCTCGGCCTGCCGACCTACGCCACCACCGTGGCGGAACTCAGCGCACTCGTGCGCAACAGGGGCGTGGAAACCCTTTCCTGGTACGGAGTTTGGCTGTTCGTCGACTGGCTCGACCTCAGCGGCGCCGCCGTGGACCCGGCCGACGCGGCGCGCCTGCAAGCGGCCGCGGAGGTCGAACTCGAAGCCGGTCGCCGGGACCCCTACCGCCAGCTCAGCCGCATCTTCCACCTGGTGGGGCGCAAGGTTCCGAGCTGACCGGCGTGCTCACGGCCAGTCGAACGTCGCGGTCACCGGGGCGTGGTCCGACCACCGCTGCGCGTAGGTTTCGGCCCGTTCCACCACGACCGAAGTGCACTTCTCGGCGAGGCCGGGTGTCGTCATCACGCAGTCGATGCGCCAGCCCGCGTCGTTGTCGAACGCCTTCCCGCGGTACGACCACCACGTGTACGGGCCGGGGCCTTCCGGGTCGAGCTTGCGCTGCACGTCGACGTAACCGGCCTCGTCGAAGACGCGGCCGAGCCACGCCCGCTCTT is part of the Amycolatopsis sp. CA-230715 genome and encodes:
- a CDS encoding bifunctional FO biosynthesis protein CofGH, producing MAESVSITPPEPKPSPSAMRRALRRAADGVALDVTESAVLLHARGEDLDQLLAAASRVRDAHLADQGRSGVVSYSSSVFIPLTRLCRDRCHYCTFVTVPGKLHSMYLERDEVLEIARAGAAAGCKEALFTLGDRPEDRWPQAREWLDARGYDSTVDYVRSCAIAVLEETGLLPHLNPGVLSWEELHRLRPVAASMGMMLETTAERLWSEKGGPHYGSPDKEPAVRLRVLDDAGRVGVPFTTGILVGIGENRTERAESLHAIRTRARQYRNIQEIIVQNFRAKPDTAMRQAPDADIEDLAATVAVGRLLMPPGVSVQAPPNLVGDEHALLLRAGIDDWGGVSPVTPDHVNPERPWPAVESLAEWTREAGYDLRERLAVYPKYVAASEKWLDVRLHPHVHGLATPDGMADQDAPIVGRQWQEPDGGLETVGRADLNSSIDTDGRTSDRRGDFDSVYGDWDILKTQVSGSSAPERLDADVRAGLALAADYPGALLEPIHTDAAMALLTADGEALETMARLADELRADVVGDDITYVVNRNINFSNVCYVGCRFCAFAQRERDADAFRLSVDEVAARAVEASQAGATEVCMQGGIDPKLPVSYYADIVRAIKAAVPDMHVHAFSPMEIVSAASKAGVAVEEWLTELRDAGLGSIPGTAAEILDDDVRWVLTKGKLPAQTWIDVVSTAHRLGVPSSSTMMYGHVDHPEHWLGHLRVLARIADDTRGFTEFVGLPFVHHNAPIYLAGVARPGPTMRDNRAIHAFARLALNGRIDNVQCSWVKLGDEGTAQVLRGGANDIGGTLMEETISRMAGSEHGSSRTTAELDHLAALAGRPSRQRTTTYAHQRLAVMS
- a CDS encoding SgcJ/EcaC family oxidoreductase: MTTPRPSLVDEGSAEDRAAIAKIIEDTETAYNTNDPELMSEHFALDATVVNAVGGRASGWAELHDANERGLAGFLHDQYVRYQVTGIDFLGPDVALAYKAARATKPDGELIDIDPAMVALYVVVKRNGRWWIAARQNTLVPA
- a CDS encoding MarR family winged helix-turn-helix transcriptional regulator, which codes for MPHELQPIGKAVKRAQYRQHRALDSRLAAVGTTLAQWDALRAIDASPGASARELAVATFQSEQAFGTLAGRLVALDLIERRPGAGRRIEHYLTASGERVLAAGHRVADDVLAACFAPLSAVERGLLLELLHRLTEDENA
- a CDS encoding alpha/beta fold hydrolase, with the protein product MHTDHRTSLHPDLSLTMSESGSGRPALVLHGGGGPATVAGLADHLARTHHVLAPTHPGWNGTGRPDWLTGIDDLAVAYLHHLRDLGLRDVVVVGSSLGGWTAAEMAVRDTAGTITDLVLIDAVGVRVKSEPIRDFFALDARGLAEYAWHDSARYYQDPANVPPAQRAAQEANAATMRVLAGDPYMHDPALLRRLRQVDVPALLLWGESDRIVTPAYGQAYANAFGDGRFHVIPEAGHLPHLEQPEATFALLDAHLARRTPAPV
- a CDS encoding cytochrome P450 family protein, whose protein sequence is MSDAGCPIVIDPLVRDLDGETRRVRQAGALVPIDLLGVPAWSVTRHSDARRLLTDRRLVKDLGRWRLWRSGEVTREWPLIGMIDPGRSMFTVDGAEHRRLRAKTAQAVTPRRLENLRPVIERVTRQLLDDVEVRGARGPVDLKPVFARPLPMTVISVLMGVDPALHPRLHVLYRAFFSTVTPQDERLAVIGELDRVFTEMVRARTARPTDDLTSALILADQGGEPLTEAEVVGTLQAMVGAGHETTIGLILNAVRALLTHPDQLRAVLDGAVGWDAVIEETLRWDTPVSHLLMRFATEDIAVADGVIREGDGVVISYRAIGRDPEHHGPDADEFDLARTPAAKHLAFGHGPHICPGAALSRLEAGIALAALFVRFPRLRLAVPAEELRNEPVLTQNDVHSLPVHLHG
- a CDS encoding class I SAM-dependent methyltransferase — encoded protein: MDDDTWAGLADQFADGAYATAKGRVRTYVMHRQLLEHLPPPPASVLDVGGGAGHQSFPLAQAGYDVTLLDPSQGMLDKAQQRMPEEVRQRVAFVRAGGENAAGALGGRRFDAVLCHGVLGYLEHPEPVIDQLCRCATPGGLVSIMAGNADAAAVRPALERRWEDALASFDARSETGVLGLPTYATTVAELSALVRNRGVETLSWYGVWLFVDWLDLSGAAVDPADAARLQAAAEVELEAGRRDPYRQLSRIFHLVGRKVPS